In Nymphaea colorata isolate Beijing-Zhang1983 chromosome 13, ASM883128v2, whole genome shotgun sequence, one DNA window encodes the following:
- the LOC126410681 gene encoding disease resistance protein L6-like produces MLMWEGSKLYPPVAIAELEHKFLISIDDEHGTFEMHDQIRDMGRNIVQQQTPVASRFWENNKTLQMLQRRKGTKKVEAIIFHRHDGQHNIPPLNTMSFRNMDELRILDTSCIRMEGSYQYLSKLLKFLRWWQCPLKSLPIIDFDVMNIVVLDLTESIIEEFLGPSVTNTWFFCLLHSQEANYSQTFSQLKVLILKNCKNLKSTLDLG; encoded by the exons ATGCTCATGTGGGAAGGTTCCAAACTTTACCCACCTGTTGCAATTGCAGAGTTGGAGCATAAATTCCTAATCAGCATAGATGACGAGCATGGCACATTtgaaatgcatgatcaaatacGAGACATGGGAAGAAATATTGTCCAACAGCAGACGCCAGTAGCAAGCAGGTTTTgggaaaataacaaaacattacAAATGCTACAACGAAGAAAG GGAACAAAGAAGGTTGAAGCCATTATTTTCCACCGTCACGACGGGCAGCATAATATTCCACCTTTGAACACGATGTCTTTTAGAAACATGGATGAGCTGAGAATACTTGATACAAGCTGCATCAGGATGGAGGGCTCGTATCAATATCTATCCAAATTGTTGAAGTTCCTGAGGTGGTGGCAGTGTCCATTGAAATCATTGCCGATCATCGACTTCGATGTCATGAACATTGTAGTGCTCGACCTGACAGAGAGCATCATAGAGGAGTTTCTAGGTCCAAGTGTGACTAACACGTGGTTTTTTTGTCTCCTTCACTCCCAAGAGGCGAACTACTCGCAGACGTTCAGCCAATTGAAAGTCCTTATTCTCAAGAATTGCAAGAACCTCAAGAGCACCCTCGATTTAGGCTGA